The segment CCCCCTGTGGTTGCTGATctgattaaattcaaatttataccggagagaagaaaaaatggTGGGTGGTGGTAGCAGGAGAGACGTTGGATCGATTGTCATTAACAACAACAACGTGTTCGCTGCGTTGGAGAGTctgaggaagaaaaagaagtccGAAAAAGAGCGCGGGTCATCCAAAAGCACCGGCAAAGGGTCTTCCAAGACGCAGCAACACCAGAACAAAGAGCCTGAGGAGCCTCCGGTGTTTTGGGCTCCATCCCCGTTGAAAGTCAAATCATGGGCTGATGTTGATGACGACGACGATTATTACGCCACCACGGCTCCACCGCAGTCGGTCTGGGGATCGTCGGAGGCGCCGCAGGATCACGAGAAGCCTACCAATGCAGAGGTAACAAAGGGTTTTGTTTTCACtttatataatgttttaatGCACATTTTATGACAATTTATAAATGTAGCTTTGTATATTATcttttgtgaatttttaatcttttgtgcTTTTACTATTATTTCCACCATTGTCAGGCTAATGGGATGAGTCTGGAGTCTGTGCTTGCTTTTTAGGGTTACAATCCTTCAAGTTTTTACCGGATTTTAGTGTTATAGCAAGTTACAACAACAGTTTGAATGGGTTAGCAAAATATTTAGTGATACCTTTTGACATGCTTGtcagttaattaaaaattgactaTCCGGGATTTCAGGATAGTGAGAGCGAAGAAGATATTCTAGATGAAGGTGATGATGATGTTGTGGAAGAGCATGATCACGAACATGAGGTTCCAGTGCACCATGAACTGGTAGTGAAGATGCCTTCTGAAGGTTCCGTGATATCTAAACAGGAGACAGAGAAGCAACTATCAAAGaaggagagaaagaagaaggaacTTGCAGAGCTTGAGGCTCTTCTAGCTGATTTTGGGGTTGCCCCAAATGATAGCAATGGCCAAGTTGAATCACGTGGGTAATCGTGACCACTTCTGTGCTATAGTTATTTTCATGTTCTGTTATTTTTCAATCAGCAATCATCTGGTACTGCCCGCCCATGGCAGATGAGAAAACTTCTCTTCATAGTCTGGTTACAACATTTTCTTGTGGATGGTTATAAAACCTTTGCTTCTgctgtttcttttctttctaaaacGAAAAAGTAAAAGTCGTGGCTTTAACTCTTATTTAGAATTTATATAGTACAACAatgttttgaatatttgctGAGCAAGAAAGTTTCTTAAACTTGCAGAGGTTGCACAAGGAAAGAAAGATTGCGAACCTAACAAAGAGGGAGAAAAGAAGGAAGATGCTCCTGGAGAATCAAAAActgctaagaagaagaaaaagaaggataaATCTTCAAAGGAGGGTCAGTCTAATGAGTCAGTTGTTGCGAATGGGCAAAATCAAGCTGTTGGAGCTGAGCAGGCAAAGGAGGATGCATCTACTGTTGATGTGAAAGAGCGCTTAAAGAAGATGGCATcttcaaaaaagaagaaaaatagtaaAGAGATGGATGCTGCTGC is part of the Mangifera indica cultivar Alphonso chromosome 13, CATAS_Mindica_2.1, whole genome shotgun sequence genome and harbors:
- the LOC123194755 gene encoding protein starmaker-like codes for the protein MVGGGSRRDVGSIVINNNNVFAALESLRKKKKSEKERGSSKSTGKGSSKTQQHQNKEPEEPPVFWAPSPLKVKSWADVDDDDDYYATTAPPQSVWGSSEAPQDHEKPTNAEDSESEEDILDEGDDDVVEEHDHEHEVPVHHELVVKMPSEGSVISKQETEKQLSKKERKKKELAELEALLADFGVAPNDSNGQVESQVAQGKKDCEPNKEGEKKEDAPGESKTAKKKKKKDKSSKEGQSNESVVANGQNQAVGAEQAKEDASTVDVKERLKKMASSKKKKNSKEMDAAAKAAAQEAAARSAKLAAAKKKEKNHYNQQPVR